One window from the genome of Streptococcus parasanguinis encodes:
- a CDS encoding CtsR family transcriptional regulator: MANKNTSDSIEAYIKALLAQAGMAELKRSELADVFQVVPSQINYVIKTRFTESRGYIVESKRGGGGYIRIGKVQFSDHHQMLQDLAANIGETISQQVFNDILQMLYEEKLLTQRETQLLLATTSDEVLGRDALILRASMLKKIIQQVDRKGNTD, encoded by the coding sequence ATGGCAAATAAGAACACATCTGATAGCATTGAAGCTTATATCAAGGCCTTGCTGGCTCAAGCTGGCATGGCAGAGCTCAAAAGAAGTGAGTTAGCCGATGTCTTTCAGGTCGTACCCAGTCAGATTAACTATGTCATTAAGACCCGCTTTACCGAGAGCCGAGGCTATATTGTAGAGAGCAAGCGCGGTGGTGGGGGCTATATCCGCATTGGAAAGGTCCAGTTTTCAGATCACCATCAGATGCTCCAAGACTTGGCAGCCAATATTGGAGAGACCATCAGCCAGCAGGTCTTCAATGATATCCTCCAGATGCTCTATGAAGAAAAATTATTGACACAACGTGAGACTCAGCTGTTGCTTGCGACGACCTCCGATGAGGTCCTAGGTCGAGATGCTCTCATTCTACGAGCAAGTATGCTGAAAAAAATCATTCAACAAGTAGATAGAAAAGGAAATACCGACTAG